In one window of Oryza sativa Japonica Group chromosome 9, ASM3414082v1 DNA:
- the LOC4347545 gene encoding beta-glucosidase 31 precursor, producing MTPARVVFICCVVLLAAAAAAASSSTAAGITRADFPPEFIFGAGSSAYQVEGAFAEDGRKPSIWDTFSHSGYSVDGATGDVTADQYHKYKEDVKLLQDMGVDAYRMSISWSRLIPDGRGAVNPKGLEYYNNLIDELLSHGIQPHVTIYHFDFPQALQDEYNGILSPRFVEDFTAYADVCFKNFGDRVKHWSTVNEPNIEPIGGYDQGILPPRRCSFPFGVLSCDNGNSTTEPYIVAHHLLLAHSSAVSLYREKYQATQGGQIGLTLLGWWYEPGTQDPEDVAAAARMNDFHIGWYMHPLVYGDYPPVMRKNVGSRLPSFTAEESKRVLESYDFVGFNHYVAIFVRADLSKLDQSLRDYMGDAAVKYDLPFLKSNNEFPLGLTSDFMTSTPWALKKMLNHLQEKYKNPIVMIHENGAAGQPDPSGGNTYDDDFRSQYLQDYIEATLQSIRNGSNVQGYFVWSFLDVFEYLFGYRLRFGLYGVDFASPERTRYQRHSARWYAGFLRGGELRPAAAALAGGGAYSQ from the exons atgacgccggcgagggtgGTGTTCATCTGCTGCGTTgttctgctcgccgccgccgccgcggcggcgtcgtcgtcgacggcggcggggatcaCCAGGGCCGACTTCCCGCCGGAGTTCATCTTCGGCGCCGGCTCCTCCGCTTATCAG GTTGAAGGTGCATTTGCAGAGGATGGAAGAAAGCCTAGTATCTGGGACACGTTTTCGCACTCAG GCTATTCTGTTGATGGAGCAACCGGTGATGTAACTGCAGATCAGTATCATAAGTACAAG GAAGATGTAAAGCTTTTGCAAGACATGGGCGTTGACGCGTACAGGATGTCCATTTCTTGGTCTCGGCTTATTCCTG ATGGGCGAGGAGCTGTCAATCCGAAGGGACTGGAATACTATAACAACCTGATTGATGAACTTCTGAGCCATG GAATCCAACCTCACGTAACGATATATCATTTCGATTTTCCTCAGGCTCTCCAAGATGAATACAATGGGATACTTAGTCCTAGATTTGT AGAGGACTTCACAGCATACGCGGATGTCTGCTTCAAGAACTTTGGTGATAGAGTGAAGCACTGGAGCACTGTCAATGAGCCTAACATCGAGCCGATTGGCGGATACGATCAAGGAATCCTTCCGCCACGGCGATGCTCATTCCCCTTTGGTGTCCTCAGTTGTGACAATGGCAACTCTACCACAGAGCCATACATAGTAgcacatcatcttcttcttgcaCATTCCTCAGCAGTGTCCCTCTACAGAGAGAAGTACCAG GCCACTCAAGGAGGACAAATTGGGCTCACATTGCTCGGTTGGTGGTACGAGCCCGGGACGCAAGATCCTGAAGATGTAGCAGCAGCTGCAAGGATGAATGATTTCCACATTGGATG GTACATGCATCCTTTGGTGTACGGTGACTACCCTCCGGTAATGAGGAAGAATGTTGGGTCCAGGCTACCATCTTTCACAGCTGAAGAATCAAAGAGAGTACTTGAATCCTATGATTTTGTCGGATTTAACCACTATGTCGCCATTTTTGTGAGAGCCGACCTTAGCAAACTTGATCAGAGCCTCAGAGATTACATGGGCGATGCAGCTGTCAAATATGACC TCCCATTCCTGAAATCAAATAATGAG TTCCCACTCGGGTTGACGAGTGACTTCATGACGTCGACCCCATGGGCTCTGAAGAAGATGCTCAATCATCTCCAAGAGAAGTACAAGAACCCTATTGTCATGATCCATGAGAATG GAGCCGCTGGGCAGCCTGACCCTTCAGGCGGAAACACCTACGACGACGATTTCAGGTCGCAATATCTGCAGGATTACATCGAGGCCACACTTCAATCCATCAG GAACGGGTCGAACGTGCAGGGCTACTTCGTGTGGTCGTTCCTGGACGTGTTCGAGTACCTGTTCGGCTACCGCCTCCGCTTCGGCCTCTACGGCGTCGACTTCGCCTCGCCGGAGAGGACCAGGTACCAGAGGCACTCGGCGCGGTGGTACGCCGGcttcctccgcggcggcgagctccggccggcggcggcggcgctggccggcggcggagcctACTCCCAGTGA
- the LOC4347545 gene encoding beta-glucosidase 31 isoform X1, which yields MTPARVVFICCVVLLAAAAAAASSSTAAGITRADFPPEFIFGAGSSAYQVEGAFAEDGRKPSIWDTFSHSGYSVDGATGDVTADQYHKYKANVKLLQDMGVDAYRMSISWSRLIPDGRGAVNPKGLEYYNNLIDELLSHGIQPHVTIYHFDFPQALQDEYNGILSPRFVEDFTAYADVCFKNFGDRVKHWSTVNEPNIEPIGGYDQGILPPRRCSFPFGVLSCDNGNSTTEPYIVAHHLLLAHSSAVSLYREKYQATQGGQIGLTLLGWWYEPGTQDPEDVAAAARMNDFHIGWYMHPLVYGDYPPVMRKNVGSRLPSFTAEESKRVLESYDFVGFNHYVAIFVRADLSKLDQSLRDYMGDAAVKYDLPFLKSNNEFPLGLTSDFMTSTPWALKKMLNHLQEKYKNPIVMIHENGAAGQPDPSGGNTYDDDFRSQYLQDYIEATLQSIRNGSNVQGYFVWSFLDVFEYLFGYRLRFGLYGVDFASPERTRYQRHSARWYAGFLRGGELRPAAAALAGGGAYSQ from the exons atgacgccggcgagggtgGTGTTCATCTGCTGCGTTgttctgctcgccgccgccgccgcggcggcgtcgtcgtcgacggcggcggggatcaCCAGGGCCGACTTCCCGCCGGAGTTCATCTTCGGCGCCGGCTCCTCCGCTTATCAG GTTGAAGGTGCATTTGCAGAGGATGGAAGAAAGCCTAGTATCTGGGACACGTTTTCGCACTCAG GCTATTCTGTTGATGGAGCAACCGGTGATGTAACTGCAGATCAGTATCATAAGTACAAGGCAA ATGTAAAGCTTTTGCAAGACATGGGCGTTGACGCGTACAGGATGTCCATTTCTTGGTCTCGGCTTATTCCTG ATGGGCGAGGAGCTGTCAATCCGAAGGGACTGGAATACTATAACAACCTGATTGATGAACTTCTGAGCCATG GAATCCAACCTCACGTAACGATATATCATTTCGATTTTCCTCAGGCTCTCCAAGATGAATACAATGGGATACTTAGTCCTAGATTTGT AGAGGACTTCACAGCATACGCGGATGTCTGCTTCAAGAACTTTGGTGATAGAGTGAAGCACTGGAGCACTGTCAATGAGCCTAACATCGAGCCGATTGGCGGATACGATCAAGGAATCCTTCCGCCACGGCGATGCTCATTCCCCTTTGGTGTCCTCAGTTGTGACAATGGCAACTCTACCACAGAGCCATACATAGTAgcacatcatcttcttcttgcaCATTCCTCAGCAGTGTCCCTCTACAGAGAGAAGTACCAG GCCACTCAAGGAGGACAAATTGGGCTCACATTGCTCGGTTGGTGGTACGAGCCCGGGACGCAAGATCCTGAAGATGTAGCAGCAGCTGCAAGGATGAATGATTTCCACATTGGATG GTACATGCATCCTTTGGTGTACGGTGACTACCCTCCGGTAATGAGGAAGAATGTTGGGTCCAGGCTACCATCTTTCACAGCTGAAGAATCAAAGAGAGTACTTGAATCCTATGATTTTGTCGGATTTAACCACTATGTCGCCATTTTTGTGAGAGCCGACCTTAGCAAACTTGATCAGAGCCTCAGAGATTACATGGGCGATGCAGCTGTCAAATATGACC TCCCATTCCTGAAATCAAATAATGAG TTCCCACTCGGGTTGACGAGTGACTTCATGACGTCGACCCCATGGGCTCTGAAGAAGATGCTCAATCATCTCCAAGAGAAGTACAAGAACCCTATTGTCATGATCCATGAGAATG GAGCCGCTGGGCAGCCTGACCCTTCAGGCGGAAACACCTACGACGACGATTTCAGGTCGCAATATCTGCAGGATTACATCGAGGCCACACTTCAATCCATCAG GAACGGGTCGAACGTGCAGGGCTACTTCGTGTGGTCGTTCCTGGACGTGTTCGAGTACCTGTTCGGCTACCGCCTCCGCTTCGGCCTCTACGGCGTCGACTTCGCCTCGCCGGAGAGGACCAGGTACCAGAGGCACTCGGCGCGGTGGTACGCCGGcttcctccgcggcggcgagctccggccggcggcggcggcgctggccggcggcggagcctACTCCCAGTGA